In Sander vitreus isolate 19-12246 chromosome 12, sanVit1, whole genome shotgun sequence, the following proteins share a genomic window:
- the snai2 gene encoding zinc finger protein SNAI2: MPRSFLVKKHMNSAKKPNYSELDSPTVFITPHIYRGLPLPVIPQPEILSPAAYSPITVWTTSNLPLSPLPSDLSPISGYPSSLSDTSSKDHSGSESPRSDEDEQMLPKLTDPHGVDAEKFQCSLCSKSYSTYSGLLKHKQLHCDAQTRKSFSCKYCEKEYVSLGALKMHIRTHTLPCVCKICGKAFSRPWLLQGHIRTHTGEKPFSCPHCNRAFADRSNLRAHLQTHSDVKKYQCKNCSKTFSRMSLLHKHEESGCCVAH, from the exons ATGCCACGCTCTTTTCTGGTCAAGAAACATATGAACTCCGCAAAGAAGCCAAATTATAGTGAGCTGGATAGCCCAACAG tGTTCATCACGCCGCACATCTACAGGGGTCTTCCCCTGCCTGTTATCCCCCAGCCGGAGATCCTGAGCCCGGCAGCGTACAGCCCCATCACAGTGTGGACTACCAGCAACTTGCCGCTGTCTCCGCTCCCTAGTGACCTCTCCCCCATCTCTGGATACCCTTCATCGCTCTCCGACACATCCTCTAAAGACCATAGCGGCTCTGAAAGCCCGAGGAGTGATGAAGACGAGCAGATGCTGCCCAAGCTGACAGACCCTCACGGAGTGGACGCAGAAAAATTCCAATGTAGTTTGTGTAGCAAGTCCTACTCCACGTACTCTGGACTGCTCAAGCATAAACAGCTGCACTGCGACGCCCAAACGAGGAAATCCTTCAGTTGTAAATACTGCGAGAAGGAGTATGTGAGCCTGGGAGCTCTCAAAATGCACATCAGGACTCACACGTTGCCTTGTGTTTGCAAAATATGCGGGAAAGCTTTCTCCAGACCGTGGCTGCTCCAAGGACACATCAGGACGCACACCG gagagaagccattcTCCTGCCCTCACTGCAACAGGGCTTTTGCGGACAGGTCCAATCTCAGGGCTCACCTACAGACCCATTCGGATGTGAAAAAATACCAATGCAAGAACTGCTCCAAAACCTTCTCCAGGATGTCTCTCTTGCACAAGCATGAGGAATCTGGTTGTTGTGTAGCACACTGA
- the sntg1 gene encoding gamma-1-syntrophin, with protein MDFKTSNEETKTGIYLMQEGNEEPFNIRLHLAKDILTIQEQDVICVSGEPFYSSERTVTIRRQTIGGFGLSIKGGAEHKIPVVISKISKEQKAELSGLLFIGDSILQINGINVRSYRHEEVVQVLRNAGEEVTLTVSFLKKTPAFLKLPLCEDCTCIPSDHSSGTSSPLCDSGLHLNYHPNNTDTLSCSSWPTSPGLRWEKRWVDLRLIPLLHSRLSQYNPGSDVCRKNAFHVIAVDGVCSGVIQFPTAEDCLDWLQAIASNISSLTKHNVKKINRNFPVNQQIIYMGWVDEKEQDSVQDRMYSPKFLALRGSSLFKFSAPPVTTWDWTRAEKSFTVYEIMCKILKDNDLLDKRKHCYSVQTESGEDMFFSVELECELLIWEKAFQMATFLEVERIQCKTYACIMESHLMGLTVDFSNGFVCFDAASKAVLWRYKFSQLKGSSDDGKSKIKFLFQNQDSKSIEAKELEFSNLFAVLHCIHAFFAAKVACLDPMFVESQGTATTTGFPSLSSISCNSQTLKLKYTT; from the exons ATGGATTTCAAGACTTCAAATGAAGAG ACAAAGACTGGGATTTATTTGATGCAAGAAGGTAATGAGGAGCCGTTTAATATTCGACTACACTTGGCCAAAGATATTCTGACCATTCAAGAACAAGATGTCATCTGTGTGTCAGGAGAGCCCTTTTATTCAAGT GAGAGGACTGTAACGATCAGGAGGCAGACAATTGGAGGGTTTGGCCTGAGCATCAAG GGTGGAGCAGAGCATAAAATCCCTGTTGTGATATCAAAAATATCAAAAGAACAAAAAG CTGAACTCTCCGGGCTGCTTTTCATCGGAGACAGCATCCTTCAG ATAAATGGAATAAACGTTAGAAGTTATCGCCACGAGGAAGTG GTCCAGGTTTTGAGAAATGCTGGTGAAGAAGTGACTCTTACTGTCTCTTTCCTTAAGAAGACTCCTGCCTTTCTGAAACTGCCTCTGTGTGAGGACTGCACAT GCATCCCCAGCGACCACAGTAGTGggacctcctctcctctgtgtgaTAGCGGCCTGCACTTGAACTACCATCCTAACAACACG GACACGTTGTCCTGCTCGTCCTGGCCCACGTCCCCGGGGCTTCGCTGGGAGAAGAGATGGGTGGACCTGCGCCTTATTCCACTGCTTCACTCACGCCTGTCGCAGTACAACCCGGGCTCTGACGTCTGCAG GAAAAATGCTTTCCATGTCATAGCTGTGGACGGAGTGTGCAGCGGAGTTATACAGTTCCCCACAGCTGAAGACTGCTTGGACTGGCTTCAGGCAATAGCGAGCAACATTTCCAGTCTCACCAAGCACAAT GTAAAGAAGATTAACCGCAATTTTCCAGTTAACCAGCAG ATTATCTATATGGGCTGGGTCGACGAGAAGGAGCAGGACTCCGTTCAGGACCGAATGTATTCACCAAAGTTCCTCGCTTTGAGGGGTTCCTCACTCTTCAAGTTTTCAGCACCCCCT GTGACAACATGGGACTGGACCAGAGCAGAGAAGAGCTTTACTGTGTATGAGATAATGTGCAAGATTTTAAAG GATAATGACCTTCTGGACAAGAGGAAGCACTGCTACAGCGTCCAGACGGAGAGCGGGGAGGACATGTTCTTCAGCGTGGAACTGGAGTGCGAGCTGCTGATCTGGGAAAAGGCTTTTCAGATGGCCACTTTCCTGGAGGTGGAGAGGATACAG TGTAAAACGTATGCCTGTATCATGGAGAGCCACCTTATGGGACTGACAGTTGACTTCAGCAATGGCTTTGTGTGCTTTGATGCAGCTTCAAAG GCGGTCCTGTGGAGATACAAGTTCTCCCAACTAAAAGGATCATCTGATGATGGAAAAAGCAAGATCAAGTTTTTATTCCAAAATCAAGACTCCAAATCTATTGAAGCTAAG gaGCTGGAGTTCTCAAACCTCTTCGCTGTGCTTCATTGTATTCATGCTTTTTTTGCTGCCAAAGTCGCTTGTCTGGACCCGATGTTTGTGGAGAGCCAAGGCACCGCGACTACCACTGGGTTTCCTTCTCTTTCCAGTATCTCATGTAATTCACAGACACTTAAACTCAAATACACCACCTGA